The genome window GATAATACctcgttatttttaaagttaaattcattaatattttttatatatgtataacattacaaaatatatatttagaagcaACGGTTAATATTgcgatttctttaaatttacgcCTCAATGTTTCTTCAGTTCTTGGTTTATACTATATTGCGCGAATAGTCCTTCGACAGCACCAATATCGTATGGATAGCGACTGAACAATGAACATTCATCTTGGATAAgtacattagtttttttttttattatttaacctaaGGTTATTAGGGTATAGCATTTTTGATCGTACCTGTtatctacatacataaatatgttgTTATGAAAAGTTGTGTAATGCGTTCATTAAAAACAGGGCTAAATTTGCTAGCTCTTATTTTTTCGCCGGAAAAACGTTCTTACGCGTTTCCCCCGCGTGAATGGTGGGGGGTGGGGCTGTATGTGGAACTCGTCGGTGCTGAGAATCTGCATGCTTATCAGaactaatcataaaataattatctgttaCTACCATCCACGTTGAAAACTCCCGTTTcccatacatataataatcgaatcttataaatatttttatttaaacctaattttatatatatgttttttaaataaaagacataaatataactaacaTTTAATTAGCGACTTCGTGAGTCCGTTTCATGTGTCTACGAAGCGAGTCTCGTGTGGAGAATGGGCAGTTGCAGAGAGAGCATGAGAATTTTTTCTCTCCGGTGTGAGTTACTCTGTGTCTAGTGACGTCAGATTTAGTGTAAAAGAGATTATGACAAATGTCACATTCGTGTTTCTTCTCCTTCATATGGACATTTTTAACATGATTATTGCACAAACTCTTTGTTATAAAAACTTTGACACACAAAGAACACTTGTATTCCGGTTTCAGCATACCATGTTTTTCAACTAAGTGTTGTACTTTGAAATTCTCTTGAAAGAATCTCTCGTCGCAATACGGACACGGAAATCGTAATTTTCTTTCGAACTTGACGTTGTGTTCGATTCTGTCGTGGGTTTTTTTATCTGTTCTGTTCGGGAACGTTATGTCACATTCGTTACAATTGAACGTTTTATGCGATCTCGTTTTGTGTAAGTTCAGAAATACTAAATTAGTAAAACTCGCGCCGCATACGTGACACACGtgatttttgaaatgtttattgaCGTGCACGTTTAAAAGTCGAAACTTCCTAAACGTTTCTGAACACATTTGACATTTCAATCCCTCGGTTTGAATTTTGAACGGTATTAATAAATCTTCGTCTATGTCAAATTTGATTTCgtggttttttattaaatgctgaCGAAGGTCgtttattgtgtttaatttttctttacacTTCTTGCAACTCAATGACGATATTTCGACTTTTAACAATCTGTTCtgttgtgttattatttttttttctatattttgaaTCGAGTGTTCTTTATTTGAATGATCCCGTAACGAGCACATGTCCATAAATGGTTGTTTACAACAAAAACATGTATATCGACTCTTGTTCCATTGAAATACAAACATTGTCGAGTTTGAGAGAAGTTTAAGTGAGTTTTCGCGTAGAATAGGACCTCGCCCGCGTCTCTCTGTTATTTTAATCCAATCCTTTTCACTGTCTGGTATTTCATCTGAAACAAATATAGCAAAATTATTAAACGatttacacaataatacaaCTTTATTTACAATGCTGGATAGTGTggatcgatagtttgactatcgatagttgacctcgaaaactattcaggatatcgatagtactgtCAATAGTATCGTTTTGACCAACAATATcgatgagcaatactattgataacggcgatactatcgatagtaagcaatactattggtagcagcgTTACTATTGATAGTTTTGGGCTATCGAGTCAGTGAATGAATTTTGAGAAAAGTTCTCGTTAATGTTtctgttattgtatttttttgaaacGCCTCTTTGAAAATCGACGGTCgtatgtaattatgtattatcGATAGTTCGAAACTATCGATAGCCTATCGattgtctatcgatagtggtctatcgatatgcaacactagctAGTTGTTCAATGTTGTTGGctgtattaatgttttattaatttgtttgtttgtgctGTGCAGTAAAGTAaaactgtaaaattattaaactcgGCTTTTAATCTCGGTTTTTAtctgtatagaaaaaaaaatacaccaaaagtttattatttataaatacgttgATGATAaatgaaaacagttttttttataaatttacataaaaaaaaattacataccaGTCtgacacattatttttttcctcTTAGATTTCCCAGTTCTATGTTCTTGCTTCCGTTTCCTGTTATTATCCACATCCCGATCTTTCTCTTCACATTCAATTTCATCCTTAATACTTAGCGAATCTAAAATCGATacgaaaattgttattttggaACCATTTTTCTGATATTCATACCATAGATACCATTTCTCtttatattttccaaaaatatatacgagATTATTAAGAATGGTTTAGTGACAGATTAAATATGACACTATAATGTTTCCATAGTTTATTCTAAGCTAGCTacccatatatatgtatgtttgaataaatgaacaaatattaaaaaaaaaaaaacatttttctgcCATCACTGCATCAATGCATGCATAATTTAGGAATGCCTAGAGGACAAccataaactttaatttattatgatttaagagtttttttttaatgatgtaagttttgaataatatttttgtaattgctaTTATAAGTGTGCAGTTTATTTTGACAATGTTCttttcaaaattacaaaatagcAATACACAATACAGCTAAAATATGGAATTCCTTACCATCATCAAATCTATCGTTTTGTTCTATATCCACTATATGATCTTCATCTAACTCTGTTTTAAGTGACTccgatttaattaaatcatccTTCACACTAACACTGTATTGTAAgcctaaaataatacaaattcttCAACCGAAACACATtttcaacaacattttttttataagattttaaattaacatggttatttttattactataagtatttgaaacgggatatttaccatgttttttatttggtggggctcaatatttcgacattatataAGAATGTCTTGTTCACCAAAGTTCAAATACttttagaaacattttttttttctaatggcTAGACAAAATAGTTACATAATGGTAAGTTATCACTACTGTCCGtagacattgacactgtaataaatattaacaagccCTGCCAACATCATTGCTCcaaaaaccttgggaactgagatgttttgtcttttgtgcctgtagttactacACTACACTACTTACTGGCTTCCTCACATGTCAAATTGCAACATAAAATTACTAAGCATAGCTGTTGGGTAGGTGAGTATATAAAGAGGAGCTAGTACCTTAGCAAACGGGCTTGAGCAAGGCCTTCCAACAAGTGAAATTCATTCCAGTGaaacaaattaagtttaaaatactttattgcatttGAACAATGTGTGtgcaaactttaaatttaaagaagtaactgattttaaatataacactaagatatatatttttttaaattaaatagaatgtaTAAATTGTACCTTTGTCATTATCACTGTGTAATTTAGAAAAGTAAAGAGAGAACTTCTCTTCACTAGCAAtcaccatttttttaaatgctagtGCGGCTCTCAGCTTCAGAATACAGCTGTCACATATCATTGTACTAATTTCAGTGGAattcttttgaataattatctgtaaattttacaataaaatatatttcaatgaaatgaaaattataaagatcTGAAAATCGGGATTGaccaaatattgtaaatattttcattcaattgttttaaatagtttataactatacatattaaaaaaaaaaactctttctaTTGAAAACTTTGTACGAGTGTAATTCTTCCTTCGTCCAAGACTACtatcattgtaaattaaaaatacgataGACCTTGAAGCGCTTGTACATCAATATTACAATGTTTAATAGTTAAACacctataaatatactatacatacatttatattaaaagtttctCTTAACATATTTTCGTAAATCTCCTTATGTCCTGAATGGTAGTATTCCCCagatatgtttttaaaacagcCCTCCATACGACAACAGCgacatatatttctaaaattgcTTTCGTAAGAATACAtttcgaatttttatttaatttctgctACACCTAATAgtttttcaatgaataaaacTCAGTTATTTGTTTAGCTTAAACGTCTACTGATAGtgatattttctattttgtatACTGTCAATTGTCAAAACAAATTATGAACAGTATCAGGGTTGCAActtgtaagtaaaaataatattaatgacatattttttattggataaAAGTTTTGAgtttcaaattgaaaataacaaaaataaaaattgagtagttttaatatttatcattggattaagtttttttttttaaatttaatccgtCGAATTTTAGTCGTATAATTGAATATGATCAAAATTTTtaagttacataaattatatattataagaaccaCAATTCTGtcttaaattatcaatctcttttgaaaaatattgattttttcctGGTAACAACTTGGTAGAATGGGTATTTTGGTTACAGAAAAGTATTGTACTTTATTTACCACAACCTGTAAAAATGTCCCACCGTTCTACTAAAGCCTTCTTTCCGTTATAGGAGAAGATTAGGACAACATTCCACCAAGCTGTTCCAATGCAGCTTGGTGAATATACATAGCAGATTTTTATCCAATTCTAGCAGATTTtctaacgatgttttttttttctatttttctattaaagGTAAAACTCttgatctcattgcttcataCTTAAGTTAAAGAATCCAACAAGTTTTTATTCATGGAATAAAGTCTTCAGGATCTACGTTAAAAAggggtgttccacaaggatcaattttgggtccTCTTCTATTTctagtttataaaaatgatcttcctttctatgttaaagatatttgtgttgtagtattgtttgctgacgatacttcactgatttttaaggtagacagaaaaaaaactgactatgacgatgtgaacagtTCATTATCGCAGATACACGAttggtttacagtaaataatttagttttgaatgatcaaaaaaaaaacactaattatatttcacggtgttttttttttatcacattaCACACTTTTCATTTGTATGTTTTACCCTTCTAAATgttaaaaagcaaaattataatatatcatttaatggGGGCTTTCTGATACAGTCGAAACTACGTTGTTTTTAggaatagcattggattccAAATTTCCTCGTGGAATACTCATTTGTCGTCCCCGGcaggaagactcagctccgcagTATACGCgattagaaaagttagacaattaactgatattgataccgctcgtctactatattttggttattttcacagtattatgtcatatggcatattactttggagTAACGCTGCAGATATtcaatctgtttttattttactaaagagAGCAGTCCagttcgggatgtttttaataaagtaggaatactcactgttgcgtcacaatatatttacaaaagtattcacagtagcattgatcactttgataaaatctgtGATAAACCTTGTATGTGCACGAGActtaaggataagcttataacgccaagtttccgactctgcaaagtcaataaatcctttttgGAGCAAGGTATCTGTTTCTATAAtgaaattccgcagatatttttaactttgccgattcataaatttaaatcatctctaaaaaatacattagtaaagaaggcatgttattaaatacaagattatatagatgataaaaagcgtgcagctaatacttgttgacttccaggcaggatatattataaacataggtatattattgtatttaactaacgtgactttttttttcttatttgattTACGGACGTCTCACACAGGTACATCAGTCCCACTGTAacattacttagtatttttaaatgttgaaaaagagtaactactgagtttcttgtcggttcttctcggtagaatctgcattccgacctggtggtagcttcacttaatatatatatatagtttaaataacgattcaaaagtgcttgcaaaagcgtactttaataaagtatattttgattttgatttacgAGTTAGCATATAAATGGGCGCTAATTTTACTAAGATTACAGCACAGGTATAAATGTCAGTCTGATATCCGTAggccattataaaataaaacttaattaatataaaaatttttaatttttgattattttctaattacatgtaatttaacaataatataatgttaccatattttcattatataaaaatagaatattctctaaacattttagtaaataaaacacgACATAAGTCCACAtcagtttatttaaacatttgaatCAAACAATTACAACATTAATCTGAGCTTCTTTCGGTCCACTTTGAGTCCAACGCCTCGAGGCAGTTCGTTTATAAAACGTATTCCGCCCGCAAGTTTCATAACATTATGAGCTACctgcaattattttaaaaatagtacatCATACAGCAAAAAAAGCCTAAAATGAGCAACACGTGAATCCTAATCATAAATCTTTAGTGcattttaaaaagtttgaagCAATAATCCAGTTTGGTGATATCATGCGTGTGTATTTGGACCGGGAGACGCGAGCTACAActagtatatatacataataactgATGACgttttcagtttaaaaatataaagattaattcGTTTGGTAAAATGTAACCATATTTATGAATAGGTAACAACGAAACTATGCAagcaaaatatgtaaaaaataatacgaatgcGGTTAAGATATCTCACGTTTTTATCAAAAAAGTCTTTGAGCTCCCGTTCGGTGACTTGGGCACCAGGTTTCAGCACAACGAAGGCCGTCGGCAGCTCTTGCAAATCACCGTGTGGTGCGCCCACTACACCTACTTCGTGCACCGAAGGATGCTGAAGCAACACCGCCTCCAACTCAGATGGAGACACCTAGTAAGAACAACACCTCAAAATTGATCAGCCCGATCTGGGGTTTGAACAAACAACCTCGGGTCTGTGGCTACTGGAGCTACTGGATCAACGAATTATGCATTATAGGTTCAAGACAGTTATAAAAACTTATGAAAGATAAAAAGTACCCATGGACAATTTACAACTTTTTAGTGACCTATTCTTGGACCCGTATACTCTATTAGCTACGTAGAAGATttcaaactataaatattttatattggttaCTTATGTTTCGGTTTCTATTACGGCcgaaagaaacaataaaaagaGTTAAATCAAATCGGACATAGTAATCTAATTACCGTACAGCTGTTGTATTTGATTACGTCTTTTATCCGGTCCACGACGTATACGTAATGATCTTCGTCGTAGAAGCCCAAGTCGCCGGTCTTAAAGAAACCTTCTTCATCCATATAGTCGACTTCTCCGCCGATGTAACCTGAAAATGTATTCtttgtaaaaaaacttttttgatcacatattttaaagtttgtCTACTAaatcattttcttaatatattttttagcgaTCTTTTGTTAGTTGGTGTTGGGCTCTGTGCAAGTCGGTCTGGGTATCCTCTCAGAGATATGCTACCGCCaagtggtgcattggcgatataagatatggttaatatttctaaaagcgcGATTGACtatagggggggggggggttgcaCATTAATAATAAGGTGGACAGCTGCTTGTCCGCCTTGTTGGGCCTTGTTCGCTTGTTCGGCTGTCGTCTGAAAAATAAACCTTGCTTACATTCTCAAGAAGCTGAATATATACATGAATGTCAGAAAAAGTCCCCATCGATCCCAaatgtgcatttttttttatttaaggattcgcaaaaatgtttttttttgggtttAGTATAACCGTTAGTTTTATGATAAGACAAGACAAAAATTGTAGATGCCATTATTCTACAAAAAAACTCTATTACCCCCAATTTCTGAGAGAAAGCGTTgctaaaatttactaaaattgtaTTCTCCAAACTTTTCTACGTCACCAGTGCGGTAGTGTACTTTGCGCGTTTGTTTAACAATCAATTAGTCCATGTTGCTCTCAAGTCCCAAACCCAAGCTAATATATtcgtaatttattcaaatagatttaATCTTTTCTCAGTAGATGAtaagtcttatttataaattgcactaccaacattaaaatactactaaattcttagcaaataaataaataataattattaaagtagttTCACAAGCTGTTCACTAAACTGACGTCACATTTAACGCCCAGTGCTGGTTATAAATGTCTGTAGTTGACTCACCTCGCAGCATTGAAGGAGACTTGCAACAAATCTCACCCCGCTGGTTCGGCCCCAGGGGCTCTCTCGTCTCTAAATCTACGATCTGAATAgatgttatgtttatattattaaataatggatataatcaaatattataaatgcgaaagtaactctgtctgttacctctttttGCTGAAATTGCTAAGCCGATTTAGATCTAAATTAATGTGGAGTTTGAATCCTGGAGAAGGACTAAggcaactttttttattttatccctCGTAGGTGTAAAATTGGGGCTGACGGTTTTTGTGTAACAGTTAATGTTTCATTGTGCGGCttaagccgcaggttcagccaGTTCAGATTAGATTAGTCAGATTTACCTTTCCCTTCTTGTTATGCTCATATTAACTAACCTTGACAACGAATATGTTCCGAACGCCGCCGACGCTGCCCGCCCGATGACCGAACTTGGAGGATTTCGAATTACAAATACAGCCAACTTCCGTCAATCCATAATAGTGACTCGCTGAATCAACACTCGGTATTCtgaaattgataaaatgtaaCTTCAACGGTAAACCAATATGGCGATCTGACACGTTTACGGTTCAGCGTCTTACGTCAATACATCTTAATCAATTAACACgcattcaattaaaatagaacaaaatagATGAGACATTTTTCGATACAGGCTCTTAAATATAGTACCGATATgacgttttgtttattttaaaatttaaattaaaacaaaattgatgagaCATTTTTCAATACAGTCACAGGCTCTTGAATATAGTACTTAAGaaaatagactttttttttttcaattttaagttCGTGCAAAAATTCGTTCGAGGGGCGAACGAATTTTTGCACCGCAACTTCTAACATCGCTAGACAGCAACATCGTTGCGCTATTGACGGTTCTCACTAGGCGGCCCTAATATGTGGTGAGTGGTGGTATATACGCCaacatgcacaaagcccttccaccaaggGAAAATATTACACTATTGATAtggctaattaaaaaaaatcattcagaaAAAGTTACAGGTAGCTCTTGAATTCCCTTTCTTTCACAAGTCTACGCGTGCTGgctctcgatgtcaccgcctaggATCCCATCACGCACGAAGAAATTTGGCAACAATTCTTCAACGCACATCTAAAAAATGGTATTTTCTACAAGCACACGTTttggttccttcaaacgaggcatCTCGCGGACCCCATGGCAGTGTAGCTCAGTTTATTCTCCCTGATTGTACTGGCCGTACCCTaccactaccacttaccatcaattaGAGtggatgatataaaataataatatttgaatacatacTGTATtcgctattttaattacaagctAATTACACAACTGCTTAATTGTTCTAACCTCTTGTTAGGGATGATACCCGGTAGCGTTGGTACTGTGAGACTTCAAAATAAAACCACCGAGTATGTACTGCTGGTCAGATAGTGTAATTGAACGCACtttatgaaattacaaaaattgtattgtagtttataaaaaacatttcgatAGCGCGATGTAAAATACatctaacgccatctattgacgAAATGATAAACCAAATGATTATTTGGAATAATGTCATTTGATCTTGAACATACCGCCCACCAAGGACGTTACTGAAGGAACGTCCTTTCCGAGTTTACTTAAAAGTTGCACACATATAATAAGAAAccagacaaaatattttgttgaatacaataatatgcTGGTTTGAACTAAACTTAAAACTgaacaataataacttaaaaatactaagtaccttaaattaaataacaatgaaacataaaataagtCTATACTTGTGCTAGGTACATTTAAAGTAATACCATTTAGCAATAGCAAATATTATTTGGTCTCTCTAtctaatacaattacatttgccctaagaataataaaaaaacataacaataataatacaaaagtgGAACTAAAATATGGATATGAATATAATACGAtctaataacacaaaaaaattaaacattctttTGTTCGGTAATTGGTAGAATGCAAATTTTAGACGTTGGTCTTTTAATTGTATTGGTCTTAGTGCGTACTGTGACTACACGGGTAATATTATCACTACCAGgatgtttatgtaatatacgACCTAACAACCAACGGCTTGGAGGTAAATTATCTTCCTTTATCAAGACTATGTCACCAACTGATGGTTCAGGAACTTGACAAGACCATTTATACCGATTCATCAAATTAGACAGGTATTCGTTTGACCAACGTTTCCAAAACGATTGAATCATTCTCTGAACAAATTGCCAACGCGATAAGTGATTCAACCTTGAACTTTCAAATTGATTATCCGGTACATTCAGTAAGGGTTCGCCAATTAGGAAATGTCCAGGTGTTAAAGGTAATGCTTCACCAGGATCACCGACATGAATAACACTCATGGGTCGCGAATTCAAACAAGCTTCCACTTGGGTCAGAAGCGTGGTCATTTCCTCGAATGTAAGGGTCGAGTCACCTATGACCctttttaagtgaaattttgttgattttacCCCTGCTTCCCACAGTCCGCCGAAATTGGGACTGTGCGGAGGAATGAAGTGCCACTCCGTACCATTCGATTCTAAATGCTCTGCTATAGATGGTTGAATTGCTACTAATTCCTGTAACTCTCTTGCGGCACCGCCAAAAGTGGTACCGTTATCGCTCCACAACTTAGCACAGTGACCTCGTCTAGACACGAAACGTCTGAAAGCTGCCAAAAATGCCTCGGTGTTCATGTCACTGACTACTTCTAAATGTAAAGCACGAGTAACCATGCATACAAAAAGACATATATAGCCTTTGTACGAACGGTGCCCACGACCCTTCGTTGTTCTAAGATTTATGGGTCCCGCGTAATCTACACCGCTATGTAAAAATGGACGAGCTGGAGTACATCTAACGGACGGTAATGAACCCATAAATTGATGATTTATCTTTGCTCTTTGCTTAGCACACTTAACACACTTGTATATGTGGTGTTTGGCTAAGTTTCTAATTCCAATTATCCAGTAGGCTGTCCTCAAAAAACTTATCATCAACTGAAGACCTCCGTGCAGCGTTTTGGCATGAGCATCGACTATTATAAGTCGAGTAACTGGACTACAGCGTGGTAGTACAATCGGATGTTTGGTCTGTTCACTCAACTGAGCTTTCTCCAATCTGCCTCTTACTCTTATTATTCCTTTATTATCAAGGTAAGGACAGAGTGACTTCAATAcacttgattttatttgtaaataacctTTACCctgtaattgtatatattcctttgtaaatatttctatttgtgTTTGTCTTATACAACATTCCAGCGCAGCATCTAATTCCACCTTTTGTAAATACATTCCacgatatattttgttatttttcaggAATCTTCGACAATATGCAACAACCTTTATTAGCCTTTTCAATGTAGAATACCTTtcgaaaattgaattatttggaACAACCGTTACATAAGATTTAACGCACTCCTCTAAATCTAAGTTTAATTTGTCTAAATTATTTGGTCTGTTATAGGATATATTGTCCTTTTTCAGGAATAATGGTCCTGAAAACCATAAATCACAGGTGAGAAGTGATCTCGGCGGTATTCCCCTAGATGCACAGTCTGCGGGGTTGTCCTTTGTCGAAACATGAAACCATTGCGATGCTTTCATATTCGTTAGTATTTCAGATGTTCGATTAGCTACAAACGTCTTCCATCTACTTGGGTGGTCGTTTATCCAGGCTAGTACAACTGTGGAATCGGTCCATGCTTTAATTTGATCTTTGGGAATACTGAAGATATTAGCTGTTTCGATCAAAAGTTGTGACAGAAGAACTGCTCCACACAACTCTAGCCGTGGAATACTAATTTGTTTTACAGGAGCTACTCTGGTTTTTGCAACAATAAGTGTCACGTGTATTTTACCTTCAAGGTCAATGGTCCTCAAATAAATCACGGCTGAGTAAGCTGTCTTAGAAGCGTCACTAAATCCATGCAGTTCCAGCTTCTGATTCAATCTTGTCCCTATCCAACGAGGTATGCGTACGTCGGTAAGTAGTGACAGTTGCTCTCGATAGTCAATCCACTCCTTCACTAACTCCACGTTTAGTTCTTCATCCCAACTAACGCCGGTAAGCCATAACTTTTGTATGAATACCTTTGCTAGTACTATACTTGGGGCTATCCAACCTAAAGGATCAAATAGTCGTGCTATATTTGAAATGATTGATCTTTTAGTTGCAGGTGCAGTCGTCAGCGGTGGAAGATT of Vanessa atalanta chromosome 28, ilVanAtal1.2, whole genome shotgun sequence contains these proteins:
- the LOC125074808 gene encoding zinc finger protein 271-like, whose product is MYSYESNFRNICRCCRMEGCFKNISGEYYHSGHKEIYENMLRETFNINIIIQKNSTEISTMICDSCILKLRAALAFKKMVIASEEKFSLYFSKLHSDNDKGLQYSVSVKDDLIKSESLKTELDEDHIVDIEQNDRFDDDSLSIKDEIECEEKDRDVDNNRKRKQEHRTGKSKRKKIMCQTDEIPDSEKDWIKITERRGRGPILRENSLKLLSNSTMFVFQWNKSRYTCFCCKQPFMDMCSLRDHSNKEHSIQNIEKKIITQQNRLLKVEISSLSCKKCKEKLNTINDLRQHLIKNHEIKFDIDEDLLIPFKIQTEGLKCQMCSETFRKFRLLNVHVNKHFKNHVCHVCGASFTNLVFLNLHKTRSHKTFNCNECDITFPNRTDKKTHDRIEHNVKFERKLRFPCPYCDERFFQENFKVQHLVEKHGMLKPEYKCSLCVKVFITKSLCNNHVKNVHMKEKKHECDICHNLFYTKSDVTRHRVTHTGEKKFSCSLCNCPFSTRDSLRRHMKRTHEVAN